A segment of the Spiroplasma helicoides genome:
GATAAAAGGGATTTATTTTTATCTATATCTTCAAAAGATAAAAGCAATTTCGATAAAGCTTATGAACTGATTTATGAAATAGTAAGTCATAATATTACTTTTTAATTAAATTATTTTCTATTAAATCATCATACAAAACTTTTATAAATTCTTCACCATTTATTGTATTAAAACCAGGATTAGAACTGTGAAGTAATGTAACAGTTATTTTATTTTTTGGATCACACATACCAAAAGAACCTAATATACCTTCTCAACCAAATTCACCAATTTCTGTCTTGGGTTCAATTTCATTTTTAATTCTTACTCTTCCACCATAACAATAACTATAGTCATCATTATATCTTCAATAAAATTGTTCAAGTCTTTTATCTAAAACATCTTTTGAAATTAATTGCAATATATTCTTACTAATTATTTGTTTTCCATCAACAAATCCATCAATTAAAACATCTAAAAACTTTTGGTAGTCTAGGGCAGTTGTTACTAAGTTTGAACCACCTAGAATACAATTTGACATTTTATAAACTTCTTGAAAGTGTCCTTTATAGTTATCATCTTGAGCTATTTTGTGATAACCATTTTTACAAGTGTTTATTTGAACTTTTACTTCTCTTTTTTTGTCAAATATATAAAAGTTTGAGTCTCTCATGTTTAAAGGTTCAAAAACATTTTTTTGCATAAAATCTTCAAATTTAATTTTTGATACAACTTCGATAATTGCCGCTAAAACTTCTAAATTAAGTCCATATACTCAATCTTTTCCTGGTTTAAATTTTAAGGGTACTTTTGCTAATTCATTTGCAAAATCCATAGTACTTAGGTTTTCCTTTTCATATTTTTCTCAAATACTTTTTATTAAATTATCTCTAAAATCATCTTCTCACCCATAAGTTAAACCACTTTGCATTGATAACAAATGATGAAGTGTTAATTCATCGGTATAAGTTATTTTACTACCTTCAAAATAGTTCATATTTTTAAAACTTGGTAAATATTTTGACACTTTTTCATCAAGATTGATATTATATTTTTCACATAAAATTAAAAAAGCCAACGCTGTTACTGGTTTTGTCATTGAATAAACTCTAAATAAATCATTTGTTTCAACATCGATTTTTTTATTTGAGTCTTTATAACCCAATGTTTTAGTATAAATAACTTCTTTATTTTTACTTACAACAACAACACTACAATTATAAATATTTTTATCGTGTATGTCTTTGATTCAATTGCTTATATTTTTAAACTCAATATTTTTACTCATTTTAAAACTCCTCATTATTGTAAAAATTATATAATAAAGATACTAAATTTTATTAAATACTAACAAACAATAAGTTTAATAAAATTATAAATAGGTTTAAAATAATAAATAAAGGAGTATTAAAAATGAGTTCTTATAAAAAGCTAGCTGTTTCTGACATGGATGGAACGATTATAACTAAGGATAATGTATTGATTGAAGAAACTAAAAAATCAATAAAAAATTTTATGCAGCAAACTAATAATGCTTTTAGTATAGTGACAGGAAGACAATTTTTTGTAGCTGAGAGACATATAAAAGATTTAAATATTACTTTACCTATCTTAACAGCAAATGGTTCTACTTTAATTGATCCTACTAATAAAAAAATTTTAAAAGCGAAACATTTTGAAAAAGAAGAGTTTTTAAATAACTTAGCTATTCTTGTCAAAAATCAAATTAAGTTTAGTGTTGTTAATGATTTTCAAGTTTTTGGATTAAAGTCAACTGTATGAAATAAACATTTTAGAAGAGACAAATTTACTTTAGACAGTTTTGATGAAAGTATTTTTAACTTATATGATACTCTTGAAGAATTATTTGAAGCAGTTAAAAGCGACTGCAAATATTTTGGATCATTTTTTATTGAATACAACGACGAAAGTGAATTTCAAAAAATCATTAATTTATTTCCATTAGAAAAATTTTCAACTCTTATTTATTGTTACTTCCATCACAACACAATTGAGTATTTTAAAAAAGGTGTTAATAAATACACTGGATTAGAAATGCTAGCTGATTATTTAAATATGAAAGTTGATGATTTCTTTATTTTTGGAGATCAAACAAATGATATAGTAATGTTTGAAAATGCTAAAAATACATACGCAGTTAAAAATGCAGTTCCGCAATTAAAGTTGATTGCAAAAGAAGTCATTGGTTCAGTTGAGAATGATGGTGTTGGGAAAAAGGCTCAAGAATTAATAAAATATTTTTAATTAATAAATAGGTTGGTTTAAAATATAGTTAAAGTGAGGAATAAAAATGAATAAATATAAAAAAGTAGTAGCATCTGATCTAGATGGAACAATTGTTAAAAAAGGTAATATAATTTCTGAATCTTGTAAAGAGATGATTAAAGATTTTATGAAAAAAACCAACAATTCATTTACTATTGTAACCGGGCGTAATTATTTTTCAGCTGTTCAACATATTGTTGATCTTGGGATTACACTACCTGTTATTGCGACAAATGGTACAAGTGTGATAAATCCTGTAACCAATGAATATGTGGCACAATTACATTTTTCTAATGAAGAGGGTAATAAAATATTAGATGTAATTTACGAAACTAATTTAGAATTTTATTTACTAAATGATTTTAAAATTTATACTTTAAGAAATAATCGTTTTGCAGATGAAGATAAAAACAAAGAGCATGGATTTAGAATACTTTTAGAAGATTGTATGAATTTTTATGATTCTAGAGAAAAATTATATCATGCAATAAAAACTGAAGTTAAAGGAACATTTTGTTCATTGAATATTACTTGTTATGATAACAAAGAAAAAGAATATGCTTTAAATTTATTAAAACAATTTGATGTGGAAATACTAGAGTTTTTCTGGGATAACCATTGAACATTAGAAATTTATAAAAAAGGAGCTGGAAAAGATTGAGGTTTAAGAGCATTGGCCAAGTATTTAAATATTAGTGAAGATGATTTATATGTCTTTGGTGATGAATTTAATGATTATCCAATGTTTAAAAACTTTAAAAACACTTATGCAATGGGTAATGCGATTGAAGGTATAAAAAAACTCGCAAAAGAAGTTATATTACCAATTGATGAAGATGGAGTTGGAGTAAAAATTCACCAACTATTAAAAGAATTTTAATAAATAAAAAATAAATTTTTTTTAATAAAAGACTTGCATTAACCTTGGGTTAATGTTTTATTATTTAATTGGTATTAATACCAAGGAGGAAATATGAGTATATTTGATAAAAAAATAAAATTTAATAACGAAGAATTTATTCCTCAATTTGGATTAGGAACATATGAATTAACTAATACAAATGAAATTGATGAGTCGATAATGGCAGCTCTAAAATTAGGATATCGCCACATTGATACAGCACAAATTTATGGAAATCATAAGCAAATTGCTAAAACTATCAAAAAAAGTGGAGTTAAAAGAGAAGAATTATTTATTACTTCTAAAATTTGAAATAAAGATCATGGATATGAAAATGCTGTAAAAGCAGTGGACAGAATCTTAGAGGAGTTGGAGCTTGATTATATCGATTTAATTTTAATTCACTGACCAACACCACAAAGATTGGAATGTTGAAAAGCACTTGAAGAAGCAGTTGAAGCAGGAAAAGTTAAATCAATCGGAATAAGCAATTTTTTAGAAGAACATATTGATGAACTTATGAAGGTGGCTAAAATAAAACCTGTAATCAATCAATTTGAATTACATCCAGCACTGCCTTGTCATAGTCTTGTTGAACATTGTAGAAAAAACAATATAGTAGTTGAATCATGAGGTACATTGATTAGAGGTAAGTGTTTTGAAGTTGAGCAAATAGTAGAATTAGCTAAAAAATACAACAAAACACCTGCACAAATTTGTTTAAGATGAGCATATCAATTAGGATATGTAATTATACCAAAATCATCAAAACCTGAAAGAGTTGTTGATAATGCAAATTTTGATGACTTTGAATTAACACAAGAAGACATGAATTATATTGCAACCGTTAAAGAACAACGTGATGGTCCTGACCCAAGTAACTTTAATTTTTAATATCAATTTTTAAAATTGATATTTTTTTTTACTTTATATAATTTAGTATATAAGTGGGTATAAACCCAAAAAAGTAATTATTTTACTTATAAAGAAGGAAGATTGAATGAAGGTTTTAGACAAAAAAATAGAATTTAACGATGGTAATTTCATCCCACAAGTAGGATTGGGAACATCAAAACTTACTAAACAAAGTGGAATTGTTGATTCGATTGCAGCAGCAATAAAAGAAGGTTATCGTCACATCGATACAGCACAGATTTATGGAAATCAAAATCAATTAGCTGAGGCTATTAAAAAAACAAATATAAACAGAAAAGAGTTGTTTATAACTTCAAAAATCTGAAATAGCGATCATGCTTATAGTGATGCTGTAAAAGCAATTGATAGAATTTTAGAAGAATTAGAACTTGATTATATTGATTTGCTATTAGTTCACTGACCAACACCAAAAAGATTGGAGTGTTGAAAAGCACTTGAAGAAGCGGTTGAAGCAGGAAAAGTTAAATCAATCGGAATAAGCAATTTTTTAGAAGAACATATTGATGAACTTATGAAGGTGGCTAAAATAAAACCTGTAATAAATCAATTTGAATTACATCCAGCATTACCTTGTCATAGTCTTGTAGAGCATTGTAGAAAAAACAATATAGTAGTTGAATCATGAGGAACTTTAATTAGAGGAAAATGTTTTGAAGTTGAGCAAATAGTAGAATTAGCTAAAAAATACAACAAAACACCAGCTCAAATTTGTTTAAGATGGGCTTATCAATTAGGATATGTTGTTATACCAAAATCATCAAAACCTGAAAGAGTTGTTGATAATTCAAATTTTGGGGATTTTGAATTAACTAAAGAAGATATGGACTATATATCAACAATTAAAGAATATCGTGATGGTCCTGATCCAAATAATTTTGAATTTTAATAAGATAAAAAAGAAGAGGAAAAATAATATGAATGTTTTAGAAAAAAGAATAAAATTTAATGATGGAAATTTTATTCCACAAGTAGGTATTGGAACATACAAACTAGATAGTGAAAATGGGATAGACGAATCTATCTTGGCAGCATTAAAAGCGGGATATCGTCATATTGATACCGCTCAATACTATGGGAATCACAAACAAATTGCAAAAGCAATTAAAGAAAGCAAAGTAAAAAGAGAAGATTTATTTGTAACTTCAAAAATATGAAATAATGACCATGCTTATGAAAAAGCAGTAAAAGCAATTGATAGAATTTTAGAAGAATTAGAATTAGATTATATTGATTTAATTCTAATTCATTGACCAACACCAGAAAGATTAGAGTGTTGAAAAGCACTTGAAGAAGCGGTTGAAGCAGGAAAAGTTAAATCAATCGGTATCAGTAACTTTTTAGAGGGTCACATTGATGAACTAATGAAATTTGCTAAAATCAAACCTGTAATAAATCAATTTGAACTTCACCCAGCATTACCATGTAATAGACTAGTAAATCACTGTTTAAAAAATGGAATAATTGTTGAATCATGAGGAACTTTAATTAGAGGTAAATGCTTTGAAATTGAACAATTAGTTGAACTAGCTAAAAAGTATAATAAAAATCCAGCTCAAATATGTTTAAGATGAGCCTATCAATTAGGATATGTTGTTATACCAAAATCATCAAAACCACAAAGAGTTATTGATAACATAAATTTTGGAGATTTTGAATTAACACAAGAAGACATGGATTATATTGCAACTATTAAAGAGCATCGTGATGGTCCTGACCCAAATAAATTTGAAATTTAAGCAATTTTATTTGACAACTCGGTCAAAGACTATATAATATATAAATATAAACGAAACTATTCTATATATAAGAGAGGGAAAGAGTTTTAATGGACGAGTATTTGTCGAAAGACAATAAACAATTACAAGCTGCACTAGAAACTGATATAAAAAAAGGTTTGACAGATGCACAAGTAAAAGAAAAAACTGAAAAATATGGAAAAAATGCACTACCCCAAGGTAAAGTAACACCTTGGTATATGGTATTTCTTCATTCTTTATTTGAACCAATTCAAATAATTTTAATGATAGCTGCAATTATAAGTGTTTTAGCACCACTTTTAGGTAAAGGTGAATGAACTGTAACAATTGATGATTTCATAGACTTTATAGTGATTTTTTTAATAGTTATTATTGATGCAATATTAGAAACAGTTCAAACTATCAAAGCTAGAAAGTCGATGGATGCTTTAAAAGATCTATCAAAACCAAAGGCGGTTGTTATTAGAAATAATATGCAACAAGAAATTGATGCTACTGAATTAGTTCCTGGTGATATTGTTGTTTTAGAAGCTGGTAAATATGTGCCTGCTGAACTAAGAATTGTGGAATCGAGTGAATTAATGATTGATGAATCAATTTTAACTGGTGAATCTGTACCGGTTGAAAAAACTCATAAACCAATTAAAAGTACTACAATTTTAGCAGATATGCAAAACATTGCATTTATGTCAACATTTACAACTGCTGGTAGAGCGATTGGTGTTGTAATAAAAACTGGTGAAAATACAGAAATTGGTAAAATAGCAACTTCAATAAACAAAAACGATGAAGAAGCAACACCTTTAGAAAAAAAACTAAGTCAATTTACTTTAATAGTTGCCTTAGTGAGCTTAGCGCTAGGAATTATAATATTTATTTCATTATACTTCTCAGGTAATAGTACAGCATGAGCTAGTTACTTAATGGTTGCAATTACATTAGCAATTGGAGTTATCCCTGAATGTTTAGCAGCAATTATATCTATTACACTAAGTTTTAGTGCAAGAAGACTTGCTCATCAAAATGTTATCGTCAAAAAATTAAAGGCAGTTGAAACACTAGGTAGTGTTAATGTAATTTGTACAGATAAAACTGGTACTTTAACTCAAAATAAAATGACTGTAACAAAATTAGTTATGGACAATAGAGTTATTAATGCAAAAGACTACACAAATGAAAAACACGATGAGCATCTTGATTATTTCTTAAAAGCATTAGTTTTATGTAACGACTCAGTTACAGAAAATGATGAAAGAATTGGAGATCCTACAGAATTAGCTCTTGTTGACTTCGCTGAAGTTACAGGTCTTGATGAACAAAAAGCTCGTGATGAATTTATTAGAATTGACGAAAAACCTTTTGATAGTGAAAGAAAAATGATGACTACCGTTAATGATATTAAAGGTGTGAAAACCGTCTTTACAAAAGGGGCAATAGACCAGTTATTACAATGTTGTTCAAAAATTATGATTGATAATGTAACAAGACCAATTACTCAAGAAGATAAAGATGAGCTATTAAAAATTGCTGGTGAACTTTCAGAAAATGCGCTTAGAGTGCTTGCATTTGCATATAAAGAGACAGGTAATGAAGGAAATAAAAGTAATTTTGAAAGCGATTTAGTATTCTTGGGAGCAGTTGCAATGATTGATCCTGTTAGAGATTCAGCTGTCCAAGCAATTAAACAAGCTAAAGCAGCTGGAGTTAAAGTTGTTATGATAACAGGTGATCACGCTGTAACAGCTTTAGCAATTGCAAGAGATCTTGATTTAGCACATGATGAAAAAGAGGTTATGAACTCTAAAATGCTGGACACAATGTCTGATGAGGATTTCTTAGAAATTATTGAACAAATTCGTGTTTTTGCAAGAGTTAACCCTGAACATAAAGTTCGAATTGTTGATGCTTTACAAAAACGTCATAATATCACAAGTATGACAGGGGACGGAGTAAATGATGCGCCATCACTGGCAAAAGCAGATATTGGTGTTGCAATGGGTATTACTGGTACTGATGTTGCAAAACAAGCTTCTGATGTAATTCTAACCGATGATAACTTTGAAACTATTATTAAAGGGGTAAATGAAGGAAGAAACGTTTATGCAAAAATTAAACGTGCTATAACATTTATTCTTGGAGTTAACTTTTCAAACGTTTTAGCAATATTTATTTTATCTTTAATAAACTCTGTATCACCACTTGAAGCTACAAACATTTTATGAATGAACTTGATTGTAGAATCATGTATTGCCTTGGCAATTGGTATGGGTAAAAATGATGATAGTTTGATGAAAGTTAAACCAATCAAAGGAAAAAACTCTTTATTTAGAGGAATTTGATTCTCAATGGGTAAAATAATTGTATTTCTAACAATTTGTTCAATTGGAGCATTCTACTTTGGTATGTCTTTTGTGGATAAAGATCATATAATGAATATCTTTAATGATGAAACTTATCGAAAAATTTTAGAAAGTCATGGTTATAACGATGAATCTATAAATGCATTAGCAGAGAGTGGATGATATCAAATATTTAAAAATCATGATGTGCCAATGGAAATTAAACTTGAAATTGGAGATTATGGAAGAACTGCGATATTTATGCTAATTACTTGTGCTCCTTCATTCTTCGTTAACTTTATTAAGTTATCTCAATGAAAAACAAGTAAAAAGATAAATATGGTAACAAATAAACCATTAATTGTATCTTCATTAATTGCAGCTGGATTGAATATGATTGCATTATTTGTTCCTGGAATAAATAATAATATTTTAAACTTGCTAAATACCAAAGAGTACTTCGATCATTGATATATGATTCCTGTAATCCTTTGTTTAACTATTACACCAACAATTGCAATGCTTTTAACTGATGGAATAGTATTTGTAAGTTACCATTATTTCCCAGATCCAAGAAGAAGAAACAAACAATTGCTTGATAGTATGATTTTTGAAGATAAAAAATTATTAGCTCAAAAAAGAGCAATTGAAAAACAAAAAAGAGATAAGGAAAATCAACAATAAAACTCATAATTTAAATGAGTTTTATTTTTATTTAGCTTAGATATTTGCAAATTATTTTAAATATAGTATTATATATGTATAGGAAATACACAAATCTCTATCTTATGATAGAAAATAAAATTTAAAATAACTAAAAAATATAAAATATTGGGGTGTTTATATGTCAAAAAAAGTTACAAAAATCAAAAAAAGAGTTTTTGAAATCTTAATTGTTTCTAGTGTCTTATTAGCAATAACGAGTTCTATAACTGTTCTTTCTATATCTTTTATTCCAAAAAAACATCTATCTAATTGACTAATTGGTATTGGTTCAGTTTGTTTGGTATTGGATATAATATTGCTTATATCTGTTATTTGTGGAGTAACCTTTTTAACAAAAAATCGAAATATTGATGATGCTGAAAGATTTAAAGTAAGATCAATTCTAGATTTTGGGTTATTATACTTTGTTCAATCTGCAAAAATTGATCGTGTAATTGAACATTACAAATCACATAGAGACATAGAAGATTAAATTCAAATAATCTTTTTTTTTACAAAAAAATTATATAAAATGATTTTAGAATAAAATAATTGTTTAAAAATTTTAAAGAAGGAGAGTAATTTATTTATGAAACCTAAATTATTAAAAGAACAATTAAAGTTTGTAAATAAAATATTAGTATTTAATCCGTTTAAATTTGCTTATTTTTGTGTCGATCAAGTACTTTTATTATTAACCATTGGAGTTTTTATATATGGACTTATTGAAAATAAAATGAATTGATTAAGTTACTTAACTCTTGGTTTAACAGCGTATTTACTTTTAAAATTCGTTATTGTAAACTGATTTAAAATAAATATTTACTATAAATATATTAAAGTTTATGATTTTAAGCTAAATGTTGATAAAAATAAAGTAAAAATTAGTCGTACAACCGACCATTCACCATTGTGGTTTTTAGTTTGAACAGTTGCTACAACAGTTATTACTGCAATTATTTGTCAATACGAAGTGCAAAATTTAGTTGAGACTAAAAATCCTTTAAATGCAACATTATCAATTGTTATGAATATGCTATTAATACCATCATTTATAAACTCTTTCAATGCTATAAGTGCCAATGAACAACAAGTAAGTGCAAATTATATACACTTAGTTAAAGATCAATATTACTCAAATGAAAGTTTATTTGAAAATACAGAATGAGGAGATAAACACTTGAATTTAACATGTTCAAATATTGGATTAACTTCAAAAAATGGAATATTTGTCTTATTAAATCAAGATGATTTATCTACTCAAGAATCTAGAGATGTAAATGAACTAAATAGCAAAATATTAGAAACTTACAAAAAAATTTGATCAAGCTATTATGATTTGTTACAAAATAGAATGAAAGAAAAATATTCAAAAGGTGTAATTAGAAAGTTCTATTGAA
Coding sequences within it:
- a CDS encoding serine hydrolase domain-containing protein produces the protein MSKNIEFKNISNWIKDIHDKNIYNCSVVVVSKNKEVIYTKTLGYKDSNKKIDVETNDLFRVYSMTKPVTALAFLILCEKYNINLDEKVSKYLPSFKNMNYFEGSKITYTDELTLHHLLSMQSGLTYGWEDDFRDNLIKSIWEKYEKENLSTMDFANELAKVPLKFKPGKDWVYGLNLEVLAAIIEVVSKIKFEDFMQKNVFEPLNMRDSNFYIFDKKREVKVQINTCKNGYHKIAQDDNYKGHFQEVYKMSNCILGGSNLVTTALDYQKFLDVLIDGFVDGKQIISKNILQLISKDVLDKRLEQFYWRYNDDYSYCYGGRVRIKNEIEPKTEIGEFGWEGILGSFGMCDPKNKITVTLLHSSNPGFNTINGEEFIKVLYDDLIENNLIKK
- a CDS encoding HAD-IIB family hydrolase, yielding MSSYKKLAVSDMDGTIITKDNVLIEETKKSIKNFMQQTNNAFSIVTGRQFFVAERHIKDLNITLPILTANGSTLIDPTNKKILKAKHFEKEEFLNNLAILVKNQIKFSVVNDFQVFGLKSTVWNKHFRRDKFTLDSFDESIFNLYDTLEELFEAVKSDCKYFGSFFIEYNDESEFQKIINLFPLEKFSTLIYCYFHHNTIEYFKKGVNKYTGLEMLADYLNMKVDDFFIFGDQTNDIVMFENAKNTYAVKNAVPQLKLIAKEVIGSVENDGVGKKAQELIKYF
- a CDS encoding HAD family hydrolase — protein: MNKYKKVVASDLDGTIVKKGNIISESCKEMIKDFMKKTNNSFTIVTGRNYFSAVQHIVDLGITLPVIATNGTSVINPVTNEYVAQLHFSNEEGNKILDVIYETNLEFYLLNDFKIYTLRNNRFADEDKNKEHGFRILLEDCMNFYDSREKLYHAIKTEVKGTFCSLNITCYDNKEKEYALNLLKQFDVEILEFFWDNHWTLEIYKKGAGKDWGLRALAKYLNISEDDLYVFGDEFNDYPMFKNFKNTYAMGNAIEGIKKLAKEVILPIDEDGVGVKIHQLLKEF
- a CDS encoding aldo/keto reductase translates to MSIFDKKIKFNNEEFIPQFGLGTYELTNTNEIDESIMAALKLGYRHIDTAQIYGNHKQIAKTIKKSGVKREELFITSKIWNKDHGYENAVKAVDRILEELELDYIDLILIHWPTPQRLECWKALEEAVEAGKVKSIGISNFLEEHIDELMKVAKIKPVINQFELHPALPCHSLVEHCRKNNIVVESWGTLIRGKCFEVEQIVELAKKYNKTPAQICLRWAYQLGYVIIPKSSKPERVVDNANFDDFELTQEDMNYIATVKEQRDGPDPSNFNF
- a CDS encoding aldo/keto reductase; the encoded protein is MKVLDKKIEFNDGNFIPQVGLGTSKLTKQSGIVDSIAAAIKEGYRHIDTAQIYGNQNQLAEAIKKTNINRKELFITSKIWNSDHAYSDAVKAIDRILEELELDYIDLLLVHWPTPKRLECWKALEEAVEAGKVKSIGISNFLEEHIDELMKVAKIKPVINQFELHPALPCHSLVEHCRKNNIVVESWGTLIRGKCFEVEQIVELAKKYNKTPAQICLRWAYQLGYVVIPKSSKPERVVDNSNFGDFELTKEDMDYISTIKEYRDGPDPNNFEF
- a CDS encoding aldo/keto reductase; translated protein: MNVLEKRIKFNDGNFIPQVGIGTYKLDSENGIDESILAALKAGYRHIDTAQYYGNHKQIAKAIKESKVKREDLFVTSKIWNNDHAYEKAVKAIDRILEELELDYIDLILIHWPTPERLECWKALEEAVEAGKVKSIGISNFLEGHIDELMKFAKIKPVINQFELHPALPCNRLVNHCLKNGIIVESWGTLIRGKCFEIEQLVELAKKYNKNPAQICLRWAYQLGYVVIPKSSKPQRVIDNINFGDFELTQEDMDYIATIKEHRDGPDPNKFEI
- a CDS encoding cation-translocating P-type ATPase, translating into MDEYLSKDNKQLQAALETDIKKGLTDAQVKEKTEKYGKNALPQGKVTPWYMVFLHSLFEPIQIILMIAAIISVLAPLLGKGEWTVTIDDFIDFIVIFLIVIIDAILETVQTIKARKSMDALKDLSKPKAVVIRNNMQQEIDATELVPGDIVVLEAGKYVPAELRIVESSELMIDESILTGESVPVEKTHKPIKSTTILADMQNIAFMSTFTTAGRAIGVVIKTGENTEIGKIATSINKNDEEATPLEKKLSQFTLIVALVSLALGIIIFISLYFSGNSTAWASYLMVAITLAIGVIPECLAAIISITLSFSARRLAHQNVIVKKLKAVETLGSVNVICTDKTGTLTQNKMTVTKLVMDNRVINAKDYTNEKHDEHLDYFLKALVLCNDSVTENDERIGDPTELALVDFAEVTGLDEQKARDEFIRIDEKPFDSERKMMTTVNDIKGVKTVFTKGAIDQLLQCCSKIMIDNVTRPITQEDKDELLKIAGELSENALRVLAFAYKETGNEGNKSNFESDLVFLGAVAMIDPVRDSAVQAIKQAKAAGVKVVMITGDHAVTALAIARDLDLAHDEKEVMNSKMLDTMSDEDFLEIIEQIRVFARVNPEHKVRIVDALQKRHNITSMTGDGVNDAPSLAKADIGVAMGITGTDVAKQASDVILTDDNFETIIKGVNEGRNVYAKIKRAITFILGVNFSNVLAIFILSLINSVSPLEATNILWMNLIVESCIALAIGMGKNDDSLMKVKPIKGKNSLFRGIWFSMGKIIVFLTICSIGAFYFGMSFVDKDHIMNIFNDETYRKILESHGYNDESINALAESGWYQIFKNHDVPMEIKLEIGDYGRTAIFMLITCAPSFFVNFIKLSQWKTSKKINMVTNKPLIVSSLIAAGLNMIALFVPGINNNILNLLNTKEYFDHWYMIPVILCLTITPTIAMLLTDGIVFVSYHYFPDPRRRNKQLLDSMIFEDKKLLAQKRAIEKQKRDKENQQ